The genomic DNA GCACGCCGTGGTGCTGCTCGTACTTCTCCTTCAGGCCGCGCAGGATCGAGACCGTATCCTCCACGGTCGGCTCCGACACGAAGACCGGCTGGAAGCGCCGGGCGAGCGCCGCGTCCTTCTCGACGTGCTTGCGGTACTCGTCGAGCGTGGTCGCGCCGACGCAGTGCAGCTCGCCGCGGGCGAGGGCGGGCTTCAGGAGGTTGGAGGCGTCCATGGCCCCGTCCGCCTTCCCGGCGCCGACCAGCGTGTGCATCTCGTCGATGAACAGGATGATGCCGCCCTCGGCCGCCGTGACCTCGGAGAGCACGCCCTTCAGCCGCTCCTCGAACTCGCCGCGATACTTCGCGCCGGCGATCAGCGCGCCCATGTCGAGGGCGAGGAGGCTCTTGTCCCGCAGGGACTCGGGCACGTCGCCGTTGACGATGCGCAGGGCCAGACCCTCGACGATCGCGGTCTTGCCGACGCCGGGCTCGCCGATCAGCACCGGGTTGTTCTTGGTGCGCCGGGACAGGACCTGGATAGTCCGCCGGATCTCCTCGTCGCGGCCGATCACCGGGTCGAGCTTGCCGTCCCGGGCGGCCTCGGTGAGGTCGCGGGCGTACTTCTTCAGCGCGTCGTAGGCGTTCTCAGCCGAGGCGTTGTCGGCGGTGCGACCCTTGCGCAGCGCGTTGATCGCGGCGTTGAGCGAGGCCGGGGTGACGCCCGCCGCCTGGAGCGCGCGGCCGGCCTCGGAATCCTTCTCCACCGCGAGGGCGAGGAGCAGCCTCTCCACCGTCACGTAGGAATCGCCCGCCTTCTCGGCGGCCTTCTCGGCGGTGTCGAACAGGCGCATCAGCTCGCGCGTCGCCTGCGGGGCGGCCGCGTTGCCGGAGACCTTCGGCTGCTTGGCGAGCCACTGCTCAGTCTGTGCGAGCGCCACGCGCGACTGGCCGCCCGCGCGGTCGATCAGGCCGGCGCAGAGGCCTTCCGGATCGTCGAGCAACACCTTGAGCAGGTGGCCCGGCTGAAGCTGGGGATGTCCCTCGCGCATCGCGAGGTTCTGAGCCGCCTGCACGAAGCCGCGGGCGCGCTCGGTGTACTTCTCGAAGTTCATGCACAACCCTCCCGTACCGGCATCCGCCGCCCGATGAGAGGCGCGGCGCCACCGAAACGTCGCCCTCCGGCTATCCGCCGCGCGAGGGCCCCGGCGCCGTGGTGGCCGCCGGTAGACCCGATGTGGTGTTGCAATTGAGCACCACAAGGGGCCGCGAAGCTCTTGCGCGCCGGATCATTTCAGGGCCACGCTCCGCGCATGACCGCATTGATTCATGTCAGCGCCCTGTATCGCTACCCGGTGAAGGGCCTGAGCCCCGAACCCGTCGAGCGGGCGGAGCTCGAGACCAGCGGCCACTTCCCGGGCGACCGGCTCTACGCCATCGAGAACGGTCCGTCGGGCTTCAACGCGGTTGCGCCCCGCCACCAGCCCAAGACCAAGTACCTGATGCTCATGCGCGACGAGGCGCTCGCCCGCCTGCGCACCCGCTACGACGATGCCACGGCGACGCTGACCGTGGAGGGGTACGGCGACCCGCAGGCCTTCCGGCTCGACACCGAGGCGGGTCGCGAGGGCCTCGCGGAGCTGATGCGGCGCTACGTCCCCGAGAGCCTCCGGGGCGAGCCGAAGGTCCTCGCCGCGCCGCCGCAGTACCGGTTCACCGACTCCCCGACCGGCTACGTGTCGCTCATCAACCGGGCGAGCGTGGCCGCGGTGGAGGACTACCTCGGCGCGCCCGTGGACCCGCTGCGCTTCCGCGGCAATCTGCTGGTCGAGGGGCTCGAACCCTTCGCCGAGCTGGAGATGGTCGGGCAGGTGGTCGAGGCGCCGAGCGGGTTGCGGCTCAAGATCACCAAGCGGACCGTGCGCTGCGCCGCCACCAACGTCGACCCGGTCAGTGGCGTGCGCGACTGCGACATCCCCTGGACCCTCGACGCACGCCTCGGGCACCGCGACCTCGGCGTCTACGCGGAGGTGATCGCCGGCGGGCCGCTGGCGCGGGGCGACGCGCTGCGCGTGGTGGGGTGACGCGCGACGGGTGATCCCAGCGCTGCCGTCGTTGCGAGAGCAGCGAAGCGAGCGAGGCAGCGCCACGCTGACACGCCGCGCGCCGCCCTGGGTCACTTCGCTGCGCTCGCGATCACGGGTGAGCGCGGCCAGAGAGACGTCGTGTCAGAGCCGCGACACGTAGGCCGCGAGATCCTTGATATCCGCCTCGCTCAGGCCCTGCGCGACTTCGTTCATGGCGGGATCGTAGCCGGGCCGGGCGTTCGACTTGTAGCCGGCGAGCGCCTTGGCGAGATACTCCTCCCGCTGCGCCCGGATCCGCGGGATCGCATCCCGGCCCGCGAGGTCCGGCCCGTGGCAGGAATTGCACTGGTGCTTGGTGACCAGCGCCTGCGCGCGCGCCGCCAGGGCCGCGTCGGCCTGTGGCCCGGACCAGGCGGGCGGCGGCAGCGTCGCCACCGCGTCGGCGTAGGCGCGCAGGTCGTCGTCGGAGAATCCGGCAGCGACCTCGTTCATCGGCGGCGCCTCCCGCTGCTTCTCCCGGAACTGGAAGAGCTGCGTGACCACGTAGTCCGGGAGCTGCCCGCCGAGCGAGGGCACGCCCTCCGTCGCCGACGTGCCGGCCCCGTGGCAGCCGATGCAGGGGGCGAGGCGCTCCTGCATCGCCGCGTCCGGGGCGGCGAGCGCCGCGCCCGCCAGCAGCAGCCCGCCGAGGGCGGGGACCAGCCCGCGGGCTGCCCGGGTGGGGCGGCGCATCACCGGCCGTAGCTGACGCGGTAGATCGCGCCGTTGTAGTCGTCGGAGACGAGCAGCGATCCGTCCTTGGCGACCAGCACGTCGACGGGCCGGCCGACATACTTGTTGTCCTGGAGGAAGCCGGTCAGGAACGGCTCGACCGCGGCGGTCTTGCCGTCCGGTCCGGGCTTAGCCACGACCACATCGCCGCCGAGCTTGGTCGTGCGGTTCCACGAGCCGTGCCGGGCGACGAACATCGCGTCGCGGTAAGCCTCCGGGAACTGCGTGCCGGTGTAGAACCGCAGGCCGAGGGAGGCCGTGTGCGGGCCGAGGAGCGCCGCCGGCGCGGTGAATTCCGAGCAGGCATGGCCCCAGCCGTATTCCGGATCCGTGAACGTGCCCTGGTGGCAGTACGGATAGCCGAAATGCTGCTTGCCCGGCTCCGTGAGCACGTTCAGCTCGTCGTTCGGGATGTCCTCGGAGACCCAGTCGCGGCCGTTATCGGTGAACCAGAGCTGCTTGGTCTTCGGGTTCCAGTCGAACCCGACGGTGTTGCGCACGCCGCGGGCGACCACTTCGGCGTTCTTGCCGTCGAGGTCCATGCGCCGGATCTGCGCGTGCGTGTCCGGCGGCATCACGATGTTGCCCGGCGCGCCGACCGGGACGTAGAGCTTGTTGTCCGGGCCGATGGCGATGAACTTCCAGCCGTGGGCCTCGTCCTTCGGCAGGTCGTCGTAGACCAGGGTCGGCTTCGCCGCACCGTCTAGGTGGTTGGCGATGTCATCGTAGCGCCAGATCTTCGAGAGTTCGGCCACGTAGAGGGCACCGTCGTGGTACGCGACGCCGTTCGGCCGGTGCAGGCCCGTCGCGATGGTCTTCACCGCGCGCTTCCCGTCACCGTCCGGGTTCGGCAGCACCGCGTAGACCTTCCCCACCGTCCGGGTGCCCACGTACAGCGTGCCGTCCGGCGCCTGGGTCATCTCGCGGGCGTTGGCGAGGCCGCTGGCGTAGACCTCGATCTTGAAACCCTCCGGGACCTTCAGCTTGTCGAGCGGCAGCTTGGCGGCCGCGGTCGCCAGAGGCGGTCCGGCCACCGGCGCGAGCTTGGCCGCGGCGCCGCCCTCGGGGCGGCCGTAGAGGGCCGAGCCGCGATCGACCTGGACATTGGGGGGCGGGGCGGCGGTCGCGGGCGTCTCCTGCGCGGCGACCGGGCCGGATCCCATCAGGCCGAGACTCAGTCCGGCGAGGGCGGCGGCGAGGCCGCGGGTCAGGATCGGCTGGCTGATCGGCGTCATGATGTCTCCCGGTGGCGGCGGCCTCGCGGACCGCCCGCTCGCTCTGCACTCTTTATTCAACGGTCCGCCGGGGAGTGCGACCGGCCCGGGCGGCAGGGAGGCGACACTCCGCGGCCGCCGTAACGTCGGCCGGGATTCGGTGCGCCGCCGCGTCCTCCGGGGCCATCTTCGGCTGTCGCGTCGGCTCACCTTGCGTTTTGGGCAATGATCTCCGAAAACGCCCCCCGTCCGGGAAGCTTAGGCTTGGCCGGGGCTGCCGGCCGTCCGCTGGAGCCCGGCCGACGCGGCGTTCCGATCCGGTTCGAGGACACGTATCGATGATCGATTACGCGCAGGCGCGGCGGATGATGGTCGACTGCCAGTTGCGGACCTTCGACGTGAACGACAACACGGTGCTCGACGCGTTCGACACCGTGCCGCGCGAGGCCTTCGTGCCGAAGGGCCGCGAGCCCTTCGCGTATATCGACCAGACCCTGAACCTGGGCGAGGCCGGCGGCGAGACCCGCTGCATGCCGGCCCCGATGGTCGTAGCCCGGATGATCCAGGCCCTGCGGGTCCGGCCGGGCGTCGCCGCCCTCGACGTCGCCACCGGCTACGGCTACGCCGCCGCCGTCATGGCGGAACTCGGCGCGCAGGTGACGGCGCTGGAATCGGTGCCCGATCTCGCCGCGGCGGCGCGCACCCGGCTCGGCGCCGCCGCCCAGGTGATCGAAGGCCCGATCGCCGACGGCGCGCCCAAGCAGGGCCCCTTCGACGTTATCCTGATCAGCGGCCGGGTCGAGGTCCGGCCGCAGGCGCTGCTGAACCAGCTCAAGGACGACGGTCGCCTGGTCTGCGTGTTCGGTCCGCACCGCAACGCCAAGGTCACGCTCTTCGTGCGTGCCGGCGACGCGTTCGGCGCTCGGCCGCTGTTCGACGCGTCGCTGCCCGGTCTCGAGGCCTTCGCGGCGGAGGCGGGCTTCGCGTTCTGACAGCGCGCGCCGGATCGCGTCCGCCCCCGTCGGCGCGGGCGGATCCGTGACGGCGCCGCAGGCCCCGATCAGCCGAGCCTGTAATCCCCCAGCCGGGCCCGGCGGGCGCTCCGGCGATAGGCCATCACCGAGTCGGGCCAGAGGGTGTTGTTGCGCCCGGTCGCGTCGAGGTACCAGCTGCGGCAACCGCCGGCCTGCCAGATGCTGTCGGCCATGCGGCTGTGGATCCGGTCCACGAACCGGGCCTGGGCCTCCGGTCGGACCTCGATGGTCTGCCTCCCGCGGCGCAGCGCCTTCAGGCAGTCGAGGACGTGCTGCACCTGGATCTCGATCATCGAGACGACCGAGTTGTGGCCCAGCCCGGTATTGGGCCCGAGCAGCATGAAGAAATTGGGGAATCCCGCGACCGTGATGCCCTGGTAGGCGCCCACGCCGCCGGACCAGGCCTCGGTCAGGCTCCGGCCGTCGCGGCCGACGAGGTGCATCCGCGCGAAGGTCGCGGCCACGTCGAAGCCCGTGGCGTAGACGATCACGTCGAGGTCGTGATGCTGCCCGGCCTCGGTGGTCACGCCGGTCTCGGTGATCCGGGCGATGCCGTCCGTCTCCAGGGTGACGTTCGGACGCTGGAGCGCGGGGTAGTACTCGTCGGAGATCAGCACCCGCTTGCAGCCGAGGCGGTAATTCGGCGTCAGCTTCGCCCGCAGGGCCTTGTCGGGGACCGCCTTGGCGAGATGGTGCCGCGCCAGGGACTCGGCTTGGCCGGTGAGCTTCGAGACCTTGGTGAAGCCGAGCAGCGCCCGCACCTCGTGCAGCCAGAACAGCCGCGCCCGCTCGAGCCGCCGGCTGAGCGGCAGGCGCCGGTAGCGCTCCCGGGCCCGCTCCGCGATGGCGTGGTCGTTCTTGGGCATGATCCAGGGCGGGGTGCGCTGGAACAGCGTCAGGTGCGACGCGACGGCGGCGAGTTCCGGCACCACCTGGATCGCGCTGGCGCCGGTGCCGATCACCCCGACTCGCTTGCCCGCCAGCGCCGCGGAATGATCCCACGTCGCGGTGTGGAAGGCGGGGCCGGCGAACGCGTCGCGGCCGGGGATGTCCGGGTAGGCCGGATGGTGGAGCCCGCCCATGCCCGCGACGATCGCGCGCGCCGTGATCGGTCCCCGGTCGGTCTCCACATGCCACAGGGCGCGCGCCGCGTCCCAGGTGGCGCCGGTGAAGGTCGTCCCGAGCTGGATCAGGGGCGTCAGGCCGTTCCGCTCGGCGGTGTCCTGGAGATAGGCCAGGATCTCCGGCTGCGGCGCGTACATCCGGCTCCAGTCGGCCTTCGGCGCGAAGGACAGCGAGTAGAGGTGCGAGGGGACGTCGCAGGCCGCCCCCGGGTAGGTGTTGTCGTGCCACGTGCCGCCGATGCCGTCGGCCTTCTCGATCACCCGCAGCGGGCCGATGCCCGCCTGCCGGCAGCGGATCGCCATCGCGAGCCCCGAGAATCCGGCGCCGACGATCAGGACGGCCAGGGTCTCGTCCGCGGGCTCGGTCATCGCAGGGTGCTCCCGGACGGGGTGTGCGGCGCGTGCGCCGTCAGGAAGGCCGCGGCCTCGTCGAGGGAGGTCCGCGCCTCCGGCAGCATGCTGGCGGCGAACTGCCAGGCGTGGGACACGACCGGGAACAGCTTGAGCTCCGTCTCGACGCCGGCCCTGCGGGCCCGCTCCGCCATGCGCACGGAATCGTCGCGCAGGACCTCGCGGGCGCCGACATGGAACAGCAGCGGCGGGAAGCCGGTCGGGTCGCCGTAGAGCGGCGAGACCCGCGGATCGGCCGGATCGGCGGCGCCCAGATACATCGGCCGGATCGCCGCGAGCGCCTGCGGGTCGAACATGGCGTCGCGCCACGCATTGGTCACCCGCGATCCGTCCTCGGACATGAAGTCCGTGGCCGGCGAGAACAGGGCCGCCGCCCAGGGCATCGGCAGGCCGCGGGCGCGGGCCTCGCCCATCAGCACGAGGGCGAGGTTGCCGCCGGCCGACTCGCCCGCCACGCAGGCGGCGCCCTCGGCGCTGAACGCCGCCCAGACCGCCGTGACGTCGTCGACCGCCGCGGGGAACGGGTGCTCGGGGGCGAGGCGGTACTCGGGCGCGAAGATCGTGAAGCCCCGGTTCGCCAGCGCGCCGGTGACGGGACGGTGCGTACGGGGCGAACAGGCGATGAAGCCGCCGCCGTGGATGTAGAGCATCCGCCGGCCGGGGCCCGCTTTCGGCCGGACCCACTCGCCCTTGACCCCGCCGACGATGCCCGGCTCGTAGGTGACACCCTTGGGGTCGGGGAAGGTCGGCGCCTCGAAGATCCGGCGGAACGCGGCCGCGTCCCGCGCCCGGGACAGGGGGCCGCGGACCCGGCTGCGGACCATGTAAGCCCCGAAATACGCGCGCAGGCTCGCCATCTCAGAGCGTCCCGCCGGACAGGCGCACAATCGTCTTCCAGTAGCCCACCGGCATCAGCCGCTGGATCAGCGCGGCGTTCTTCGCGTCCTTGCCGATGACGATCCGGGGCGCCCGGGCCTCGATGCCGCGGATGATGGCGGCGGCCGCGTCGGCGGGCGCCAGGGTCAGGAGCTTGCCGAACGCCTCCCGCGCCTCCTCGTCCTCTACGGCCGCGCGCTTCGCAGCCTCCGGATCGCTCGGCGGCCGCCGGCCGCGGGCGTTGCGGGAGATGGCGGTGGCGACGCCGCCCGGGTGGACCACCGTCACCCCGAGGCCGGTGCCGGCGTACTCGTGCCGCAGCGCCTCCGAGAAGCCGCGCACGCCGAACTTGCTGGTGCAGTAGGCGACTTGGCCCGGCGGCGCGATCAGACCGAACAGGCTCGACAGGTTGACGATCTGCGCCGCCGGCCGGGCGCGGAGCATCGGCAGGAAGGCGTGGCACATCCGCACGACGGCGCGCAGGTTGATGTCGAGAAGCCACTCGAAATCGTCGAGATGCGTCTCGTCGAACCGGCCGCCGAGGGCGACGCCGGCATTGTTGATGAGGAGGTCGAGATGCCCGGACCGCTCCGCGACCCAGGCGGGCAGCGCGCGGATCCCCTCGGCATCCGTGAGGTCGAGGACGCGCGTCTCCACCGTGACGCCACAAATCTTCGCGGCGACGGCCGCGAGGCCGGTCTCGTCTCGGTCCACCAGGAGAAGGGTGCAGCCCTTCGCGGCGAGGCCCTCAGCCAGCGCCGCGCCGATGCCGCTCGCCGCCCCGGTGATCAGGGCCACCGCGCCCGCGAGTTGGAACCGCTGTGCCAAACCGCGCCCCCGTGCCGCCGATCTGGATCGGACCGTCCACGGGGGATAGGCCCCGCCGGCCGGATTGTCTAGGGTGAACACCCTAGACGGGGACGGGATCATGTCGCGGGGCGAGGGTCGGAGGGTCGAGCGCGAGTGGGAGGTCGGCCCGGAGCCCGGTCCCGCGGCCGCGTCACCTGACACGCGCACCCGGATCCTCGCCGTCAGCCTCGCGCTGTTCAATGCCCGCGGCCTCGGCCACGTCACGACGGCGGAGATCGCGGCCGCGGCGGGGATCCGCGAGGGCAATCTGCAGTACCATTTCCCGCGCAAGCGCGGCCTCGTCGAAGCCCTGTTCGCGGCCTTCGAGACCGAGGCCGTGGCGGTGGCGGGCCGGATGCCCGCCGACCCCGCGGCGCCGGAGGCGCTGCTCGCCTACCAGAGGGCGTGGTTCGACCTGATGTGGCGCTACCGCTGCGTCTACCGCGACGGTATCGCCATGGTGGAGATCGCGCCGGCCCTGCGCGCCCGGGTGCACGCGCTGCGGGCCGAGACCCAGGCGCTGGCCCGCGCCGTGTTCGAGGCGGCCGTGCGGGCGGGGCGGCTGCGCGTTTCCCCGGACGCGCTCGGGCGACTCATCGACAACGCCTGGATCGTGTCGAGCCACTGGATGAGCCACCGTCTCCAGGGCG from Methylobacterium oryzae includes the following:
- a CDS encoding MOSC domain-containing protein, encoding MTALIHVSALYRYPVKGLSPEPVERAELETSGHFPGDRLYAIENGPSGFNAVAPRHQPKTKYLMLMRDEALARLRTRYDDATATLTVEGYGDPQAFRLDTEAGREGLAELMRRYVPESLRGEPKVLAAPPQYRFTDSPTGYVSLINRASVAAVEDYLGAPVDPLRFRGNLLVEGLEPFAELEMVGQVVEAPSGLRLKITKRTVRCAATNVDPVSGVRDCDIPWTLDARLGHRDLGVYAEVIAGGPLARGDALRVVG
- a CDS encoding c-type cytochrome; this encodes MRRPTRAARGLVPALGGLLLAGAALAAPDAAMQERLAPCIGCHGAGTSATEGVPSLGGQLPDYVVTQLFQFREKQREAPPMNEVAAGFSDDDLRAYADAVATLPPPAWSGPQADAALAARAQALVTKHQCNSCHGPDLAGRDAIPRIRAQREEYLAKALAGYKSNARPGYDPAMNEVAQGLSEADIKDLAAYVSRL
- a CDS encoding PQQ-dependent sugar dehydrogenase gives rise to the protein MTPISQPILTRGLAAALAGLSLGLMGSGPVAAQETPATAAPPPNVQVDRGSALYGRPEGGAAAKLAPVAGPPLATAAAKLPLDKLKVPEGFKIEVYASGLANAREMTQAPDGTLYVGTRTVGKVYAVLPNPDGDGKRAVKTIATGLHRPNGVAYHDGALYVAELSKIWRYDDIANHLDGAAKPTLVYDDLPKDEAHGWKFIAIGPDNKLYVPVGAPGNIVMPPDTHAQIRRMDLDGKNAEVVARGVRNTVGFDWNPKTKQLWFTDNGRDWVSEDIPNDELNVLTEPGKQHFGYPYCHQGTFTDPEYGWGHACSEFTAPAALLGPHTASLGLRFYTGTQFPEAYRDAMFVARHGSWNRTTKLGGDVVVAKPGPDGKTAAVEPFLTGFLQDNKYVGRPVDVLVAKDGSLLVSDDYNGAIYRVSYGR
- a CDS encoding protein-L-isoaspartate O-methyltransferase family protein: MIDYAQARRMMVDCQLRTFDVNDNTVLDAFDTVPREAFVPKGREPFAYIDQTLNLGEAGGETRCMPAPMVVARMIQALRVRPGVAALDVATGYGYAAAVMAELGAQVTALESVPDLAAAARTRLGAAAQVIEGPIADGAPKQGPFDVILISGRVEVRPQALLNQLKDDGRLVCVFGPHRNAKVTLFVRAGDAFGARPLFDASLPGLEAFAAEAGFAF
- a CDS encoding flavin-containing monooxygenase, with the protein product MTEPADETLAVLIVGAGFSGLAMAIRCRQAGIGPLRVIEKADGIGGTWHDNTYPGAACDVPSHLYSLSFAPKADWSRMYAPQPEILAYLQDTAERNGLTPLIQLGTTFTGATWDAARALWHVETDRGPITARAIVAGMGGLHHPAYPDIPGRDAFAGPAFHTATWDHSAALAGKRVGVIGTGASAIQVVPELAAVASHLTLFQRTPPWIMPKNDHAIAERARERYRRLPLSRRLERARLFWLHEVRALLGFTKVSKLTGQAESLARHHLAKAVPDKALRAKLTPNYRLGCKRVLISDEYYPALQRPNVTLETDGIARITETGVTTEAGQHHDLDVIVYATGFDVAATFARMHLVGRDGRSLTEAWSGGVGAYQGITVAGFPNFFMLLGPNTGLGHNSVVSMIEIQVQHVLDCLKALRRGRQTIEVRPEAQARFVDRIHSRMADSIWQAGGCRSWYLDATGRNNTLWPDSVMAYRRSARRARLGDYRLG
- a CDS encoding alpha/beta hydrolase, translated to MASLRAYFGAYMVRSRVRGPLSRARDAAAFRRIFEAPTFPDPKGVTYEPGIVGGVKGEWVRPKAGPGRRMLYIHGGGFIACSPRTHRPVTGALANRGFTIFAPEYRLAPEHPFPAAVDDVTAVWAAFSAEGAACVAGESAGGNLALVLMGEARARGLPMPWAAALFSPATDFMSEDGSRVTNAWRDAMFDPQALAAIRPMYLGAADPADPRVSPLYGDPTGFPPLLFHVGAREVLRDDSVRMAERARRAGVETELKLFPVVSHAWQFAASMLPEARTSLDEAAAFLTAHAPHTPSGSTLR
- a CDS encoding SDR family NAD(P)-dependent oxidoreductase, with amino-acid sequence MAQRFQLAGAVALITGAASGIGAALAEGLAAKGCTLLLVDRDETGLAAVAAKICGVTVETRVLDLTDAEGIRALPAWVAERSGHLDLLINNAGVALGGRFDETHLDDFEWLLDINLRAVVRMCHAFLPMLRARPAAQIVNLSSLFGLIAPPGQVAYCTSKFGVRGFSEALRHEYAGTGLGVTVVHPGGVATAISRNARGRRPPSDPEAAKRAAVEDEEAREAFGKLLTLAPADAAAAIIRGIEARAPRIVIGKDAKNAALIQRLMPVGYWKTIVRLSGGTL
- a CDS encoding TetR/AcrR family transcriptional regulator; the encoded protein is MNTLDGDGIMSRGEGRRVEREWEVGPEPGPAAASPDTRTRILAVSLALFNARGLGHVTTAEIAAAAGIREGNLQYHFPRKRGLVEALFAAFETEAVAVAGRMPADPAAPEALLAYQRAWFDLMWRYRCVYRDGIAMVEIAPALRARVHALRAETQALARAVFEAAVRAGRLRVSPDALGRLIDNAWIVSSHWMSHRLQGGTALTEADRDWGFAQVRDLFAPYLAPESPT